One part of the Triplophysa rosa linkage group LG5, Trosa_1v2, whole genome shotgun sequence genome encodes these proteins:
- the LOC130554028 gene encoding rho guanine nucleotide exchange factor 18-like: protein MSFECNNGLCLLLTIDILTILIFTFVHIISDVLVLLLSDVLLLLLEKDQRLSFPSLDKQPAVISLRKLIVREAAHNEKTLLLITASSDTPEMYEFRTSSREVRKAWADQIWKAVECCPEEEEEEPEELSERIRDFAQDLYMRDAVIEHCLKEKHRLFVSIVTGFEEHSSSEGRLLCGNAVEPQQGEQLLSGALKDVGLLQQLLLEREMDRCSSTREGVDLMPLPKRPASFTGFDGDAYMPQENGAGSLEKRIRDRNQRGNSDPQLRELYPGESLELSADEEMNLQSRTVSFPKAELYETVTSLSQKLCSLQSVVSQLESHIEVQRTIIEELMSRPRSNTLLEQEKQRNWEKQREELANFQRLQSQHRQEQMQWEQEREMQRIQTENGEKELRERELVCNKQEIQLAEERQELDTCREQYQQDLERLRDSMRAVEKEKEKLEQMQKKFKKNENVSNTGNFTLENEQIQIPLPYPKLNVVSSGFEERAPLVPPRRESITTLPVKTEPVPIHLISTTNQTYKGNSVQQQIPTKLAAQPKGKDKHSKHRNSHQRTHSAAGIEVSQVLPIKVTGKEGGSLRATGCSSPHRLHPDMFIHPEKLSSSVSSHSNTSRKPHNTNTTQPGHRKAKDHENTDDILFF from the exons ATGTCATTCGAATGTAACA ATGGGCTGTGTCTTTTATTGACTATTGATATATTGACtatattgatatttacatttgttcatATTATCTCAGACGTTCTTGTCCTGCTGTTATCTGATGTTTTGCTGCTGTTACTGGAGAAAGATCAGCGACTTTCATTTCCCTCTCTA GACAAGCAGCCTGCGGTCATCTCGCTTCGGAAGCTCATCGTCCGTGAGGCGGCTCACAACGAAAAGACTCTGTTACTGATCACAGCCTCCTCCGACACTCCAGAGATGTACGAGTTTCGCACTTCCTCTAGAGAGGTGCGCAAGGCTTGGGCAGACCAAATCTGGAAAGCTGTGGAGTG CTGTccagaagaagaggaggaggaaccAGAAGAACTCTCTGAGAGAATCAGGGACTTTGCAC AGGATCTGTACATGAGGGATGCTGTTATAGAGCACTGCCTCAAAGAGAAGCACCGGTTGTTTGTCAGCATCGTGACGGGTTTTGAAGAGCACTCATCATCTGAGGGCCGTCTGCTGTGTGGTAATGCAGTGGAGCCCCAGCAGGGGGAGCAACTCCTCTCTGGAGCCCTGAAGGATG TGGGGCTTTTACAGCAGTTGCTGTTAGAACGTGAGATGGACCGATGTTCATCCACTAGAGAGGGAGTGGATCTGATGCCACTGCCCAAGAGACCCGCTAGCTTTACAGGTTTTGATGGTGATGCCTACATGCCACAAGAAA ATGGTGCTGGGAGTTTAGAGAAGAGAATAAGAGACAGAAACCAGCGAGGTAACTCAGATCCTCAGCTCAGAGAGCTTTATCCTGGAGAGAGTCTGGAGCTGTCG GCGGATGAGGAGATGAATCTACAGAGCAGGACAGTCAGTTTTCCTAAAGCAGAG CTTTATGAAACTGTAACTAGTCTATCACAGAAGCTTTGCAGCCTACAG TCTGTCGTGTCGCAGTTAGAAAGCCACATCGAAGTGCAACGCACCATTATCGAGGAGCTGATGTCCCGGCCCCGGAGCAATACTCTCCTGGAACAGGAAAAACAACGAAACTGGGAAAAGCAGCGGGAAGAGCTGGCCAACTTCCAGCGACTGCAGAGTCAGCACAGGCAGGAGCAGATGCAATGGGAACAGGAGCGAGAGATGCAGAGGATTCAGACAGAGAATGGAGAGAaagagctgagagagagagaactggtGTGCAACAAGCAGGAGATTCAGCTGGCGGAGGAGAGACAAGAGCTGGACACATGCAGAGAGCAATACCAGCAGGATCTGGAGAGACTTCGAGACTCCATGCGTGCTGTAGAGAAGGAGAAAGAAAAGCTGGAACAGATGCAGAAGAAGTTCAAGAAGAATGAGAATGTGTCCAACACTGGAAACTTTACTCTGGAGAATGAACAGATCCAG ATACCTCTTCCATACCCCAAACTGAATGTAGTTTCTTCCGGTTTTGAGGAGAGGGCACCCCTGGTACCACCACGTAGAGAGAGCATCACTACCCTGCCTGTCAAGACAGAACCAGTGCCCATCCACCTCATCAGCACCACCAACCAAACATACAAAGGCAATTCCGTCCAACAGCAGATCCCCACAAAACTGGCCGCACAGCCGAAAGGCAAAGACAAACACAGCAAGCACAGGAACTCACACCAGCGCACCCACAGTGCAG CTGGCATAGAGGTCTCTCAAGTCCTACCCATCAAAGTTACTGGAAAAGAAGGAGGCAGTTTAAGAGCCACGGGATGCAGCAGTCCCCATCGGCTCCATCCAG ATATGTTTATTCATCCAGAGAAGTTGTCCAGCTCTGTGTCCTCTCATTCAAACACGAGCAGGAAGcctcacaacacaaacacaacacagccaGGACACCGTAAAGCCAAAGATCATGAAAATACAGATGACATTTTATTCTTCTAG
- the ing5b gene encoding inhibitor of growth protein 5b yields MAKGMYLEHYLDSIEGLPCELQRNFALMGDLDNRTEEKKAEINELAAEYVAKVRNLAPEERVQHLKKIENAYHKCKEYSDDKVQLAMQIYEMVDKHIRQLDADLARFENDLQEKLDSGIPDSSDEKHSQKDKNIKEKKGSHGRDKKGSDQDSPKQKRQKNGPSPNISEALLTMHPSDVLDMPVDPNEPTYCLCSQVSYGEMIGCDNTDCPIEWFHFACVGLTIKPKGKWYCPRCIQEMRKK; encoded by the exons atGGCTAAAGGGATGTATTTAGAGCATTATTTAGACA GTATAGAGGGACTTCCCTGCGAGCTACAGAGAAACTTTGCATTGATGGGTGATTTGGATAATAGGACTGAAG AGAAAAAAGCAGAGATTAATGAATTGGCTGCTGAGTATGTTGCCAAAGTTAGGAATCTGGCACCTGAGGAGCGTGTCCAGCATTTAAAGAAGATCGAGAACGCATATCACAAATGCAAAGAGTACAGTGATGACAAAGTTCAGCTTGCAATGCAGATCTATGAAATG GTGGATAAACACATTCGGCAATTAGATGCTGATCTGGCGCGCTTTGAAAATGATCTGCAGGAGAAACTGGACTCGGGTATTCCGGATAGCTCAGATGAAAAGCACTCTCAAA aGGATAAAAATATCAAAGAAAAGAAGGGATCGCATGGTAGAGACAAGAAAGGATCAGATCAAGACTCACCAAAGcagaaaagacagaaaaatgG TCCTAGTCCTAACATTAGTGAAGCTCTTCTCACCATGCACCCATCAGATGTCCTTGATATGCCCGTGGACCCTAACGAACCCACATACTGCTTATGTAGTCAAGTGTCATATGGAGAAATGATTGGCTGTGACAACACAGAT TGTCCAATAGAATGGTTTCACTTTGCTTGTGTTGGCCTGACAATTAAACCAAAGGGAAAGTG GTACTGCCCACGATGCATCCAAGAAATGAGGAAAAAGTAA
- the pak2a gene encoding serine/threonine-protein kinase PAK 2a, which translates to MSDNGELEDKPPAPPVRMSSTFSTGNKDNMSTLPGTKPLPSLPEEKRDKHRYKITSIFSQEKGRKKDKDKERPEISNPSDFEHTIHVGFDSVTGEFTGMPEQWARLLQTSNITKSEQKKNPQAVLDVLKFYDSTGNTRQKYLSFTDKDAPAAKKGSEQSPLKSPDDDDDDDAPPPIVAPRPHHTISVYTRSVIDPIPAPAAVAETDAKDKQKKGKGKMTDEEIMEKLRTIVSIGDPKKKYTRYEKIGQGASGTVYTAIDVATGQEVAIKQINLQKQPKKELIINEILVMKEMKNPNIVNFVDSFLVGDELFVVMEYLAGGSLTDVVTETCMDEAQIAAVCRECLQALEFLHANQVIHRDIKSDNVLLGMDGSVKLTDFGFCAQITPEQSKRSTMVGTPYWMAPEVVTRKAYGPKVDIWSLGIMAIEMVEGEPPYLNENPLRALYLIATNGTPELQNPEKLSPIFRGFLNRCLEMDVEKRGGGKELLQHPFLKLAKPLSSLTPLILAAKEAMKSNR; encoded by the exons ATGTCTGACAACGGTGAGCTGGAGGACAAACCACCTGCCCCCCCAGTCAGAATGAGCAGCACCTTTAGCACTGGCAACAAGGACAATATGTCAACCCTTCCCGGCACTAAACCCCTGCCCTCCCTCCCCGAGGAGAAGAGAGACAAACACCGCTACAAGATCACCTCCATATTCTCACAAGAGAAAG gaagaaaaaaagacaaggaTAAGGAGCGTCCGGAGATTTCCAACCCTTCGGACTTCGAGCACACCATACATGTGGGCTTTGATTCCGTCACAGGAGAGTTCACG GGCATGCCGGAGCAATGGGCTCGGCTCCTGCAGACTTCCAACATCACAAAATCGGAGCAGAAGAAAAACCCTCAAGCCGTGCTGGATGTGCTCAAATTCTACGACTCCACCGGCAACACCAGGCAGAAATACCTCAGCTTTACAG ATAAAGATGCACCGGCAGCAAAGAAAGGCTCAGAGCAATCACCGCTTAAGAGccctgatgatgatgatgacgatgatgcCCCTCCCCCTATTGTAGCACCACGCCCACATCACACCATATCT GTATACACCCGCTCGGTCATTGATCCCATTCCAGCACCTGCAGCCGTTGCAGAGACAGATGCCAAAGACAAACAGAAGAAGGGCAAGGGCAAGATGACCGATGAGGAGATCATGGAGAAACTCA GAACAATTGTCAGTATTGGAGACCCCAAGAAAAAATACACGAGATACGAAAAAATCGGACAAGG TGCATCTGGTACAGTGTACACAGCCATTGATGTTGCAACAGGCCAAGAG GTCGCCATCAAGCAGATTAACCTCCAGAAACAGCCCAAGAAGGAGCTGATCATCAATGAGATCCTGGTGATGAAGGAGATGAAGAACCCAAACATCGTCAACTTCGTAGACAG CTTCCTGGTTGGGGACGAGCTCTTTGTGGTCATGGAGTATCTCGCCGGAGGATCTCTTACTGATGTTGTGACAGAAACATGTATGGATGAGGCACAGATTGCTGCTGTCTGCAGAGAG TGTTTACAAGCGCTCGAGTTCCTGCACGCAAACCAGGTCATCCATCGAGACATCAAAAGCGACAATGTTCTCTTAGGAATGGATGGATCCGTCAAACTAA ccGATTTTGGGTTCTGTGCTCAGATCACCCCTGAGCAAAGTAAGAGGAGCACAATGGTAGGAACACCTTACTGGATGGCCCCTGAGGTGGTCACACGTAAGGCCTACGGGCCTAAAGTGGACATATGGTCTCTGGGCATCATGGCCATTGAGATGGTAGAGGGAGAACCACCTTACCTCAATGAGAATCCACTGAGG GCTTTGTACCTCATCGCCACTAACGGCACCCCTGAACTTCAGAACCCAGAGAAGCTGTCGCCCATATTTAGAGGCTTCCTGAACCGCTGTCTTGAGATGGATGTGGAGAAGAGAGGTGGAGGAAAGGAACTTCTCCAG CATCCGTTCCTCAAGCTGGCCAAGCCTCTTTCCAGTCTCACTCCTCTTATACTAGCAGCCAAGGAGGCAATGAAGAGTAATCGCTAG